From Mustela nigripes isolate SB6536 chromosome 13, MUSNIG.SB6536, whole genome shotgun sequence, one genomic window encodes:
- the LOC131998692 gene encoding LOW QUALITY PROTEIN: serine/arginine-rich splicing factor 3-like (The sequence of the model RefSeq protein was modified relative to this genomic sequence to represent the inferred CDS: substituted 1 base at 1 genomic stop codon), whose protein sequence is MHRDSCPLDCKVYVGNLGNNSNKTELERDFGYYGPLRSVWVARNPPGFAFVEFEDPRDAADTVRELDGRTLCGCXVRVELSNGEKRSRNRGPPPSWGRRPRDDYRRSPPPRRRSPRRRSFSRSQSRSLSRDRRRERSLSQERNHKPSRSFSRSRSRSRSNERK, encoded by the coding sequence ATGCATCGTGATTCCTGTCCATTGGACTGTAAGGTTTATGTAGGTAATCTTGGAAACAACAGTAACAAGACTGAATTGGAACGagattttggctattatggaccaCTCCGAAGTGTGTGGGTTGCTAGAAACCCTCCCGGCTttgcttttgttgaatttgaagATCCCCGAGATGCAGCCGATACTGTCCGAGAACTAGATGGGAGAACATTATGTGGCTGCTGAGTAAGAGTGGAACTCTCGAATGGTGAAAAGAGAAGTCGAAATCGTGGCCCACCTCCGTCTTGGGGTCGTCGCCCTCGAGATGATTATCGGAGAAGTCCTCCACCTCGCCGCAGATCTCCAAGACGGAGAAGCTTCTCCCGCAGCCAGAGCAGGTCCCTTTCTAGAGataggaggagagagagatccCTGTCTcaggagagaaatcacaagccgTCCCGATCCTTTTCTAGGTCTCGTAGCCGATCTAGatcaaatgaaaggaaatag